CCGCGTGGCCTACACGGCCTACGGTTATCATGGCACTGAAATCATGATCGACGGCGAATACCGCTGGCAAACCTACACCCCTTACATTCAAGGCTGGGCGAAATTGGATCTTGAAAAGATCGCAACCGATGCTCACGCAAAAGGCATCAATGTCTGCGTTTACAACTGCCCAGAGATCCTCACGAACTCAAGTTCGATCTTCCAAGGAGTTGAAGTATCACTTTACCCTCTGACGGAAGCTATTGAAAAAGAGTGTAAAAACAATGCCGCTGGACAAAAAATCATCGCCGACTGCAAAGCTCTTTTGAAAGATGGCTCGAGCCTCGATGACATCATCCATATCGCCGACACTTACTTCAATCGCCCTGAAATCAAAGAGCATTGTGTCTTTGCGAAATGGCCTCAACACAGCAGCAAGCAACAGCTTGAGATTATGTTGAAAGCTTCGGATGACCTCATCGCCCTCCACAAGGACGAAAAAAAGCTCATCACTTTTGAACTCAGCGAAGTTGTATTTAAATCCTGCGGCTATGTTATGTTACATGATTCGTGGAAACCTCAGGTCCCTGTGGCTTGGATCGGCCACGATCTTGTGGCACGCTGTATTCACTGATGGGATTAACGAACGGTGCGGACTACAGCTACGACGGAATTCACCTGAGGGGAGTTTCCCTCTCGGGCATCCGCACTGCCATTTCAATGCCTGAGCTCTCACTTTCTTTCGATGTGGCTCAGGGCTATCCCTATCTTTTAAACCTCAAGCAATACTTTATAAGTCACGGCCATCTAGATCATGCGGCTGGGATTCCTTACATCATCTCGCAGAAAGCGATGAACCGCCAGGATGCGCCGAAGTTTTACATGCCACCAAGCCTGGTGGAGCCCATGGATCGCATCATGAAGACCTGGCAAGAGATCGAAAAGCATGAGTACAAGTACGAGTTCCACCCTGTCGAGACCGATTCCGAAATTCCGGTGAAGGGGCCATTCTTTGTGAAAGCCTTCCCGACCCTGCACCGGGTGGAGTCCTTTGGCTATACACTGTTTGAGACCACCAAGAAGCTTGCAAAAAAGTATCACGGCCTCGACCAGCAGGAACTCGTGAAACTCAAGCACGAAGGCCACATTCTGAATGAAACGATCCACACACCCATCGTGAGCTTTACCGGCGACACGCAGATTGAGTTTCTAGAAAGCCGCCCCTGGGTCCGAGAATCGCGGATCTTGATGATGGAGGCCACTTACCTCGATGACCGCAAACCCATCGAGCAGGCTCGCCAATGGGGACACACACACCTCGACGAGATCCTGCCTCACTTGGACGAAATTAAGAGTGAAAAGATTGTTCTAATTCACACCTCGAGCCGCTATACGTGGGACGAAGCGCTGAAAATTCTGCGCGAGAAAGTACCGGCGCGGCATCGCGACCGGGTGGAGTTGTTTCCGGGACGGTAAGCTGCTCGGGATTTTGGTGGTGGCTCCGCACTTCTTTCTGCATCCTGATAATCGGGGCGCCTGCCCCGACTCGAAGAGCAGCGAAGCTCACCCCGCTTCCTGCCGGCCGTCCGGGCCGTCAGGTTT
The sequence above is drawn from the Bdellovibrionales bacterium genome and encodes:
- a CDS encoding MBL fold metallo-hydrolase, with product MGLTNGADYSYDGIHLRGVSLSGIRTAISMPELSLSFDVAQGYPYLLNLKQYFISHGHLDHAAGIPYIISQKAMNRQDAPKFYMPPSLVEPMDRIMKTWQEIEKHEYKYEFHPVETDSEIPVKGPFFVKAFPTLHRVESFGYTLFETTKKLAKKYHGLDQQELVKLKHEGHILNETIHTPIVSFTGDTQIEFLESRPWVRESRILMMEATYLDDRKPIEQARQWGHTHLDEILPHLDEIKSEKIVLIHTSSRYTWDEALKILREKVPARHRDRVELFPGR